A single window of Colletotrichum destructivum chromosome 9, complete sequence DNA harbors:
- a CDS encoding Putative 3'-5' ssDNA/RNA exonuclease TatD, metal-dependent hydrolase, which yields MAPEPDLLAGFPAEAPARPTAKLRFADVAVTATAKDFAGFYRGKQYHQPDFDAVLDRALAAGVEKVMLTGMSLSDAETNLAIARSRPAETCFVTIGIHPYHAAEPDAEKGGEDEHFRRLAQVVRDALEPTKEGASQPVLTAFGELGLDYDRLNHASKEAQVRTFRRQLDLFVEAKFDLPLFLHCRAAFDDFVDIIGPYVPNLPRRGLVHSFVGTAAQMKALVEMGFDVGVNGFSLQDREGLEMVRDVPIGRLQIETDAPWGEIPAGSGVGKRYLANAPAAPQSKKKDKFEMGLMVKGRNESCAMDRVAYVVAGLKGLSVEEVADAAWRNSINMFGLGER from the exons ATGGCACCGGAACCGGATCTGCTGGCTGGCTTCCCGGCAGAGGCCCCGGCGAGACCAACCGCCAAACTCCGCTTCGCAGAC GTCGCAGTCACGGCAACGGCGAAGGACTTCGCTGGCTTCTACCGCGGCAAGCAGTACCACCAGCCGGacttcgacgccgtcctcgaccgcgCCCTAGCCGCCGGGGTCGAGAAAGTGATGCTGACGGGCATGTCCCTCAGCGACGCTGAGACCAACCTCGCCATCGCGAGGTCGCGGCCCGCGGAGACCTGCTTCGTCACCATCGGCATCCACCCGTACCACGCAGCCGAGCCTGAcgccgagaagggcggcgaggacgagcatTTCAGGAGGCTGGCGCAAGTCGTGCGAGATGCCCTGGAACCCACGAAGGAAGGGGCATCTCAGCCGGTGTTGACCGCCTTTGGCGAACTTGGTCTCGACTACGACCGCCTCAACCACGCCTCCAAAGAGGCCCAGGTCCGCACTTTCAGACGCCAGCTCGACCTGTTCGTCGAGGCGAAGTTCGACCTTCCCTTATTCCTCCACTGCCGCGCCGCGTTTGATGACttcgtcgacatcatcggACCGTATGTCCCGAACCTGCCCCGCCGGGGTCTGGTCCACTCCTTCGTCGGCACCGCGGCCCAGATGAAGGCCCTCGTGGAGATGGGAttcgacgtcggcgtcaacggcTTTAGCCTGCAGGATAGAGAGGGCCTGGAGATGGTGCGTGACGTGCCAATTGGCCGGTTGCAGATCGAGACGGACGCGCCATGGGGCGAGATCCCCGCGGGCTCCGGCGTCGGGAAGCGGTATCTGGCGAACGCGCCAGCCGCGCCGCaaagcaagaagaaggacaagtTCGAGATGGGTCTGATGGTGAAGGGGAGAAACGAGAGCTGCGCGATGGACAGGGTGGCTTACGTCGTGGCGGGATTGAAAGGGCTGAGTGTTGAGGAGGTCGCGGATGCTGCTTGGAGGAATAGTATCAATATGTTCGGACTCGGCGAGAGATGA
- a CDS encoding Putative saccharopine dehydrogenase, NADP binding domain, NAD(P)-binding domain superfamily, which yields MSEKKILILGSGLVAKPCVEYLLRNEKNKLTIACRTLSTAQTLASNHPQATAIALDVASTELEAHVAAHDLVISLVPFVHHPTVIKAGIRGKTDVVTTSYVSQAIRELESEVVAAGITVLNEVGVDPGVDHLYAIKTIDEVHKKGGKIKEFHSYCGGLPAPECADNPLRFKFSWSPRGALLSQVNAASYLQDGDVIEVSNRDLMAQAKPYHVVDGYSFVAYPNRDSMPFRRFYGIPEAETVVRGSLRYEGNPEFVAALVKLGWLDARPRSWLAEEGGESTLREVFGRAIGAAEVNEESLVSRIDELCGFSDDEERRRIINGLRWIGLFSDKPAALRGNLLDTLCVELERLMSFQPGERDLVMLQHRFVVEWRDGRRETITSTLELLGDPDGHSAMARSVGVTCGIAAQLLLDGEPALNVRGVLAPYTAEICDPIRNKLEEEGIKLVEKTIE from the exons ATGTCAGAAAAGAAGATCCTTATCCTCGGCAGCGGCTTGGTGGCCAAGCCTTGTGTCGAATATCTCCTGCGAAACGAGAAGAACAAGTTGACAATCG CCTGCCGAACCCTTTCCACCGCTCAAACGTTGGCGTCAAACCATCCCCAAGCCACGGCCATCGCACTCGACGTCGCCTCCACAGAACTCGAGGCCCACGTAGCGGCCCACGACCTGGTCATATCCCTAGTCCCCTTCGTGCACCACCCGACCGTGATAAAAGCCGGAATCAGGGGCAAGACGGACGTCGTGACGACGAGCTATGTGTCTCAGGCTATCAGGGAGCTGGAGAGTGAggtcgtggcggcgggcaTCACTGTGTTGAACGAAGTTGGCGTTGATCCAG GCGTGGACCACTTGTACGCCATCAAGACCATCGACGAGGTGCACAAGAAAGGCGGAAAG ATCAAGGAGTTCCACTCCTACTGCGGCGGCCTCCCGGCCCCGGAGTGTGCGGACAACCCGCTCCGCTTCAAGTTTTCCTGGTCCCCGCGTGGCGCCCTTCTCTCGCAGGTTAACGCCGCCTCGTACCTTCAAGATGGCGACGTGATCGAGGTCTCCAACCGGGACCTCATGGCCCAAGCAAAGCCGTAtcacgtcgtcgacggctaTTCGTTTGTGGCGTATCCAAACCGCGACTCGATGCCGTTTCGACGGTTCTACGGGATCCCCGAGGCGGAGACGGTCGTGCGTGGGTCGCTGCGGTACGAGGGAAACCCGGAGTTTGTGGCAGCGCTGGTAAAACTGGGATGGCTGGAcgcgcggccgaggtcgtggttggcggaggagggcggtgAGTCGACGTTGAGGGAGGTGTTTGGGCGCGCAATTGGTGCTGCTGAGGTGAATGAGGA ATCTCTTGTCTCGCGCATTGATGAGTTATGCGGGTTctccgacgatgaggagaGGCGGAGAATTATCAACGGCCTTCGATGGATCGGGCTCTTCTCCGACAAGCCGGCGGCCCTCCGCGGAAACCTCCTCGATACCCTCTGTGTCGAACTCGAGCGGCTCATGAGTTTCCAGCCCGGTGAGCGAGACTTGGTCATGCTCCAGCACAGGTTTGTCGTCGAGTGGCGTGACGGGAGACGA GAGACAATTACCTCGACTCTGGAGCTTCTGGGGGATCCTGATGGGCATTCTGCCATGGCTAGATCGGTGGGCGTTACGTGTGGTATCGCTGCCCAGTTGCTGCTCGATGGCGAGCCAGCTCTCAATGTGCGCGGGGTGTTGGCACCTTACACGGCCGAGATCTGCGACCCCATCCGCAACAagcttgaggaggagggcatcaAGCTGGTCGAAAAGACTATCGAGTGA
- a CDS encoding Putative Cellulose-binding domain, fungal, glycoside hydrolase family 10 domain-containing protein, with translation MHLTSVLTIVLVACATVSAQLNQLAVAAGFKYFGTAVDNPGLNNQAYMNIASNKNEFGQVTPANGQKWDSTERSQGQFSYANGDAVTNKARQASQILRCHTLVWHSQLPSWVNNINGRDAMTRVLQTHIQNVAGHYKGQCYAWDVVNEALEDSGTYRNSPMYRALGKDFIPLAFQAAAAADPDAKLYYNDYNIENPGAKYNEALNIVRSIKAAGARVDGVGLQAHFIVGQTPSLTNLKTVLTGFAALVDEVAYTELDIRHPRLPASDADRQQQSRDYQTVAQACLDTPKCIGITVWDFADQYSWVPQTFPGQGDACLWNSNLQKKPAYTGLVNLFSSAAAVRASSSTRPTTSTSVTTVTSSRTISTITSYVTQISTRSSSITQAPSSSSARGSTVTVIVSSWTTQVVTVTNIDTVIETITVWVPPSTATSTVRSTTSFLTTLSRSTSTTSPPAPEATQTKYGQCGGSNHLGPTRCAAGSSCTVLNPWYHQCL, from the exons ATGCACCTAACCAGTGTTCTCACGATCGTTCTGGTTGCATGTGCTACTGTCAGCGCACAACTAAATCAGCTCGCTGTTGCAGCAGGCTTCAAGTACTTTGGCACAGCTGTCGATAACCCCGGGCTCAACAACCAGGCGTACATGAACATCGCCTCGAACAAGAATGAGTTCGGTCAAGTTACCCCAGCGAACGGACAGAAGTGGGATTCCACTGAACGCTCCCAAGGCCAGTTCAGCTACGCCAACGGCGATGCCGTCACCAACAAAGCGCGACaggccagccagatccttcGTTGCCATACCCTTGTGTGGCATAGCCAGCTGCCCAGCTGGG TAAACAACATCAACGGACGCGACGCCATGACAAGGGTGCTCCAGACCCACATCCAGAACGTCGCCGGCCACTACAAAGGCCAGTGCTATGCCTGGGACGTCGTCAATGAAGCCCTCGAGGATAGCGGCACCTACCGCAACAGCCCTATGTACCGCGCTCTCGGCAAAGACTTCATCCCCCTCGCCTTccaagccgctgccgccgctgaccCGGACGCGAAGCTGTACTACAATGACTACAACATTGAGAACCCAGGCGCCAAGTATAATGAAGCTCTCAACATCGTGCGCAgcatcaaggccgccggcgcgagGGTCGACGGTGTCGGTCTACAAGCCCATTTCATCGTGGGCCAGACACCGAGCTTGACGAACCTGAAGACAGTGCTGACCGGATTCGCGGCCCTGGTGGACGAGGTTGCATACACGGAGCTCGACATCCGACATCCGCGACTCCCTGCATCCGATGCGGACCGGCAACAGCAGAGTCGGGACTACCAGACCGTTGCGCAAGCGTGCCTCGATACGCCCAAGTGCATCGGGATCACGGTGTGGGACTTTGCTGACCAG TATTCTTGGGTTCCGCAAACGTTTCCTGGTCAGGGGGATGCCTGTCTCTGGAACAGCAATCTTCAGAAGAAACCGGCCTACACGGGCCTTGTCAACCTATTCTCGAGCGCTGCGGCGGTTCGAGCTAGTAGTAGTACGCGACccacgacgtcgacaagTGTTACCACAG TAACTTCATCTCGAACCATCTCAACTATCACCAGCTACGTGACCCAAATCTCGACTCGATCCTCCTCGATAACCCAAGctccgtcatcttcctcggccaGAGGCTCCACCGTGACGGTTATCGTGTCCAGCTGGACGACCCAGGTCGTGACGGTCACGAACATTGACACCGTGATCGAGACCATTACAGTCTGGGTTCCGCCGTCGACAGCCACATCGACGGTCCGCTCCACGACTAGCTTCTTGACCACCTTGTCGCGGAGCACGTCCACAACATCGCCTCCGGCGCCCGAGGCCACGCAGACTAAGTACGGACAGTGCGGAGGCTCGAACCATTTGGGGCCAACGAGGTGTGCGGCTGGAAGCAGCTGTACGGTGCTGAACCCTTGGTATCATCAGTGCTTGTAG
- a CDS encoding Putative nucleic acid-binding, CST complex subunit Ten1, fungal, which yields MRHHPFRCKRRLKHTALARLNSLVAMSRGPLPSQLCLLSDLSSKSPGEKVRFLGCVTSYLTQSAVLTLEHGFPKESNTIALVDIRLLLGIVKSSQTQIGEWVNVVGYVTPPPPGTRAKGTTRGPQKVAIQALVLWSAGPLDLQRYENSFATT from the exons ATGAGGCATCATCCATTCCGTTGTAAACGACGATTAAAGCATACGGCTCTTGCTAGGCTAAACAGCCTTGTCGCCATGTCTAGAGGTCCGCTTCCCTCACAGCTGTGTCTTCTCTCAGACCTGTCGTCAAAGTCGCCAGGTGAGAAAGTCAGGTTCTTAGGCTG CGTCACCTCATACTTGACACAATCAGCGGTGCTGACACTGGAGCACGGGTTCCCCAAGGAATCTAACACCATTGCTTTGGTTGATATTCGGCTCCTGCTTGGCATTGTGAAGTCGAGTCAAACGCAAATAGGCGAGTGGGTGAACGTGGTTGGCTATgtcacgccgccgcctccggggACGCGGGCCAAAGGGACGACCCGCGGACCACAGAAAGTAGCCATCCAAGCATTAGTGCTCTGGTCGGCCGGCCCTCTCGATCTTCAACGATACGAGAATTCCTTCGCAACAACCTGA
- a CDS encoding Putative Snf7 family protein, with protein sequence MSGVWGWFGGGGGGAKKKNDAKDAILGLRVQLDMLQKREKHLQTLMDEQDAIARKNVSTNKNAAKAALRRKKGHEHSLEQTISQITTLESQINAIESANINRETLLAMEKAGQAMKGIHGKLTVDKVDQTMEELREQNALSEEIVNAITTGQTDDILDEDLDQELENMQQESLDERMLSTGSVPVSDAVHRMPAAANGEIKGKTPVVEEDEEEAELRKLQAEMAM encoded by the exons ATGTCTGGCGTCTGGGGCtggttcggcggcggcggcggcggcgccaagaagaagaatgaCGCCAAGGACGCGATCCTTGGCCTCCGGGTCCAGCTCGATATGCTCCAGAAGCGAGAGAAGCATCTGCAAACGTTGATGGACGAGCAAGACGCTATCGCGCGGAAGAACGTCAGCACCAACAAGAATG CCGCAAAGGCTGCCTTGCGCCGCAAGAAGGGCCATGAACACAGCCTCGAGCAGACAATCTCGCAAATCACGACACTCGAGTCCCAGATCAACGCTATCGAGTCGGCAAACATCAACCGGGAGACGCTCCTGGCGATGGAGAAGGCCGGCCAGGCCATGAAGGGCATCCACGGCAAGCTCACCGTCGACAAGGTGGACCAAACAAT GGAGGAACTTCGCGAACAGAATGCGCTCAGCGAGGAAATCGTCAACGCCATTACGACCGGCCAGACggacgacatcctcgacgaaGACTTGGACCAGGAGCTGGAAAACATGCAACAGGAGAGTTTGGACGAGCGAATGCTCAGCACTGGTTCGGTGCCGGTGTCGGACGCCGTCCATCGGATGCCGGCCGCAGCAAACGGAGAAA TCAAAGGCAAGACACCCGTcgtcgaagaggacgaggaggaggccgagctccgCAAGCTGCAGGCGGAGATGGCAATGTGA